A window from Pokkaliibacter sp. MBI-7 encodes these proteins:
- a CDS encoding CYTH domain-containing protein, translating into MSHETELKLSLTPAFVDALRHHPLLQQAEDQGSKTLFNTYFDTPDLALQRNRVALRIRRAGEQYLQTLKTQGHSLGGLHQRGEWEYPLAGPVLDLSLLPEGSWPVSLEQCLEKLTPAFTTDFVRHQWRLRWRDSDIELVLDQGKVLAGERTQVISEVEMELKQGQVADLFSLAEQLAQDLPLYVCDISKGERGYCLFLQQEPRDQAVPQLESDASHEQVYEQLFGYYLNGWQRHWEIYASTGLSRHLELVRSHIRSLIDVILSFAAVIPTPDKAVAQQLSLLEARLSGMLAFRTIQGLTGLEHSPLLKQERLNSRQAWQQLLDEPWVGALLLQLSAWLVLKQWRLHADAEQQAQQAASFIGS; encoded by the coding sequence ATGAGTCATGAAACCGAACTGAAACTGAGCCTGACGCCTGCCTTTGTGGATGCGCTGCGGCACCACCCGCTGCTGCAGCAGGCGGAGGATCAGGGCAGTAAAACTCTGTTCAATACCTACTTCGATACCCCTGATCTGGCACTGCAACGCAACCGGGTGGCACTGCGTATCCGTCGTGCTGGTGAGCAGTACCTGCAGACCCTTAAAACCCAGGGACATAGCCTTGGCGGGCTGCACCAGCGAGGCGAGTGGGAATATCCGCTGGCAGGGCCGGTTCTGGATCTGTCGTTGCTGCCGGAAGGGTCCTGGCCCGTATCGTTGGAGCAATGCCTGGAAAAACTGACCCCAGCTTTCACGACGGATTTTGTGCGTCATCAATGGCGGCTGCGCTGGCGTGACAGTGATATCGAGCTGGTGCTGGATCAGGGCAAGGTACTGGCAGGTGAGCGCACGCAGGTCATTTCCGAAGTGGAAATGGAGCTGAAGCAGGGGCAGGTGGCAGACCTGTTCAGTCTGGCTGAGCAGCTGGCACAGGACTTGCCGCTCTATGTCTGTGATATCAGCAAGGGTGAGCGTGGTTATTGTCTGTTTCTGCAGCAGGAGCCGCGAGATCAGGCGGTCCCGCAGTTGGAGAGTGATGCCAGCCACGAACAGGTATATGAGCAGTTGTTTGGCTATTATCTGAATGGCTGGCAGCGCCACTGGGAAATCTATGCCAGCACCGGGCTTAGCCGCCATCTTGAGCTGGTACGGAGCCATATTCGCTCGCTGATTGACGTCATTCTCAGTTTTGCGGCGGTCATCCCGACGCCGGACAAGGCAGTGGCACAGCAGCTGTCCCTGCTGGAGGCGCGCTTGTCAGGAATGCTGGCATTTCGCACCATTCAGGGGCTGACCGGTCTGGAGCACAGTCCGCTGTTGAAGCAGGAGCGCCTGAACTCACGTCAGGCCTGGCAGCAACTGCTGGATGAGCCCTGGGTGGGGGCATTGCTGCTACAACTAAGTGCCTGGCTGGTGCTGAAGCAGTGGCGATTGCATGCAGATGCCGAACAGCAGGCTCAGCAGGCCGCCAGCTTTATTGGTTCGTGA
- a CDS encoding deoxyguanosinetriphosphate triphosphohydrolase: MTMMQWHDLLSTERLGKQEQEQREPGRTPFHKDHDRIVFSNAFRRLTKKTQVHSLSHNDNVHNRLTHSLEVSCVGRSLGIQVGQAIAGQLPAHCSPYDLGAIVQSACLAHDIGNPPFGHFGEASIRHWFTEARKRGLLDGLTDAQQQDFLVFEGNAQGFRVLTQLEYHYQRGGMRLTYATLGAFLKYPWVSDHPMVAVKEKYGCNQAEQGILQQIADRLGLLPRTDGGYHRHPLVYLMEAADDICYAILDLEDGVELGLLREDEVVDILRPLVGQAKLDELRHNTFEAAYSPNSTKKLSLLRGKAIEHLVSAVCDAFVLHHQAILTGQLDGDLISHCDEATRTSVQQAKSVARERIFRHSARTRSELAAYATLEKLLTHFIDAAREQALHPGISFKSERLLMLMGSTRPVAGDDLYTCYLKVLDFISGMTDNYAVATAREITGHFPA; the protein is encoded by the coding sequence ATGACCATGATGCAGTGGCATGACCTGCTGAGCACCGAACGCCTCGGCAAACAGGAACAGGAGCAGCGTGAGCCGGGACGCACGCCGTTTCACAAGGACCATGACCGCATCGTCTTTTCCAATGCCTTCCGGCGCCTGACCAAGAAAACGCAGGTTCATTCACTTTCCCATAATGACAACGTCCATAACCGCCTGACTCACAGCCTGGAAGTCAGCTGTGTCGGTCGTAGTCTGGGGATACAGGTCGGCCAGGCCATTGCCGGACAGCTACCTGCACACTGCAGTCCCTATGATCTGGGGGCCATCGTGCAGTCTGCCTGTCTGGCCCATGACATTGGTAATCCGCCCTTTGGCCATTTTGGCGAAGCCTCTATTCGCCACTGGTTTACCGAAGCGCGTAAGCGTGGCCTGCTGGACGGTCTGACCGATGCCCAGCAACAGGATTTTCTGGTGTTTGAGGGCAATGCGCAGGGCTTCCGTGTACTGACGCAGCTGGAGTATCACTACCAGCGCGGCGGTATGCGCCTGACTTACGCCACTCTGGGCGCTTTTCTCAAATACCCCTGGGTATCGGATCATCCGATGGTCGCGGTGAAGGAAAAGTACGGCTGCAATCAGGCGGAGCAGGGCATCCTGCAGCAGATTGCCGACAGGCTCGGCCTGCTGCCCCGCACAGATGGCGGCTATCACCGTCATCCGCTGGTGTATCTGATGGAAGCCGCTGACGATATCTGCTACGCCATTCTTGATCTGGAAGACGGTGTCGAGCTGGGTTTGCTGCGTGAAGACGAAGTGGTGGATATTCTGCGGCCGTTGGTGGGGCAGGCCAAACTGGATGAGTTGCGGCATAACACCTTTGAGGCGGCGTACTCCCCCAACTCCACCAAGAAACTGTCACTGCTGCGTGGCAAGGCTATCGAGCATCTGGTCAGTGCGGTATGCGATGCCTTCGTGCTGCATCATCAGGCGATTCTGACAGGTCAGCTGGACGGTGATCTGATCAGCCATTGCGATGAGGCGACCCGCACCAGTGTGCAGCAGGCCAAATCCGTCGCCCGTGAGCGTATTTTCCGCCACAGCGCCCGTACCCGTTCTGAACTGGCGGCGTATGCCACTCTGGAAAAGCTGCTGACCCATTTTATTGACGCAGCGCGTGAGCAGGCGCTTCACCCCGGTATAAGCTTCAAGAGCGAGCGCCTGCTGATGCTGATGGGATCGACCCGACCGGTGGCAGGCGATGATCTGTACACCTGCTATCTCAAGGTGCTCGATTTTATCAGTGGCATGACAGACAACTATGCGGTTGCCACGGCGCGAGAAATTACCGGACATTTTCCTGCCTGA
- a CDS encoding PAS domain-containing hybrid sensor histidine kinase/response regulator — protein MQLGDQTQQPLAVQGAGAHHSIRSSMTWVMVTLITLIVLLFFLFFQQLIISPTLRNITQLQLDKVNTRVGRQVDSLLDEIQSQQSMVRSWLQAGLLRPFTLEDSSQWLYPLMREYPYISAISFYSSSGKYFVAAPVARQQWQNISGYWNAPELATWRKVWDERSGDVSAQSGQGMPAPDAVWMQSVQEALQPGTGGQRFSWSVPYLDPRNDQPVIDLGSTLDLSNGERLLVRFNVRLDLLIRSLDSTYVSYNGRSTVLVGSGSSQIAADTLDEDPINRYLIQHAQAIPAAFFKQGLRFSRQGQAEVHFDNGGRWTGLVSRFRRGELVFLGIALAPDDDFVPDFSQRYLYSLGLLLLCLLVAALAIGLYARRLSKPLTALARLSLQFAEGQFADQPIRGNRIRELEQLLSATRTMGIQLERSAQHLQATNTELEERVERRTRELSGQLQFLQLLLDTLPYPVFVKDGEGRYVLCNRAFEQFNALQREEIIGRTLMDVGYLPEQANLDTHNSDMALIRSQGEYQDEGLRVCGDGISRYCLFWGRGFRQEDGHSGMIGILVDLSQQKEAEEQLRVIFDASADALWLLEGEQLLEGSPATRSLLRLPADTVLAGMRPWQEPFSLQRQADGRLSAELLGEYMEQALHSDYPVRFEWLFRCSDNSLLPAQVALRRVVLRGRPGVMAVVHDMSEFKQLEIMLRRAKQAADEANRMKSDFLANMSHEIRTPMNAIIGLAHLALLTELNPRQHDYLQKIHGSAQSLLGILNDILDFSKIEAGKLHLEQVPFDLNDIIQQVRVLIGGSVAAKGLTLQLHQDSDVPVGLLGDPLRLQQVLLNLMSNAVKFTHQGEISLHIRRCADSALQLGEVRLGFAVHDSGIGLTAEQQGKLFEAFSQADTTTTRRYGGTGLGLSICQRLVRMMGGQVEVESEAGVGSTFSFSVVLREAEIQSLPRPTLPVELKGAEVLVVDDHLSVRYVLAQYLEAMGFHVTQASCGEEALACCADRHYALVLLDWNMPDMDGCATLELIRHLPGPPPAVIMVSAYSDQEVKDQATALQAADYLVKPVSQSQLADAIIKLFGSGWVDGIPEQTMISETLEGGQLLAGRKVLVAEDNEINQQIISELLHHAGIDVVLVGDGQQALAALAEDDFDALLMDVQMPVMDGLTATRQLRQQARWASLPVIAMTANVMSRDRQRCLDAGMNDHIGKPINVAELFRTLTQWLPTPTRDGDRAVDSTAKVTGQKTSAEPSLFLPDMATVLDSESAIAYMGGDRALYLRVLQRVAESHKQTCDELKQAYQQQDWSQLGLLLHTLKGLSGTIGAGALAELSQRLELQAGKQQLWSATEQQVLLDGMLQVLTAIEAQLRDEEDGTPSPDVMPIEATAGVPSAGQLSALRRLLEDDDAQAAQMARELYQQYGQLAQLQRIASLAGSYRFEEALQLLVQMDQGES, from the coding sequence ATGCAGCTTGGCGATCAGACACAACAACCGCTTGCCGTGCAGGGAGCGGGTGCCCATCACAGCATTCGTAGCAGCATGACCTGGGTCATGGTCACTCTGATTACCCTCATCGTGCTGCTGTTTTTCCTCTTCTTTCAGCAGCTGATCATCAGCCCCACCCTGCGTAATATCACCCAGCTGCAGCTGGATAAGGTCAATACCCGTGTGGGCCGCCAGGTCGACAGCCTGCTGGACGAAATTCAGTCACAGCAAAGCATGGTCCGCAGCTGGCTGCAGGCCGGTCTGCTGCGGCCGTTCACGCTGGAAGACTCCAGTCAGTGGCTGTATCCGCTGATGCGTGAGTATCCGTACATTTCTGCGATCAGCTTTTATTCTTCTTCCGGTAAATACTTCGTCGCTGCGCCGGTGGCACGTCAGCAGTGGCAAAATATCTCTGGCTACTGGAATGCGCCGGAGTTAGCGACCTGGCGCAAGGTGTGGGATGAGCGTAGTGGCGACGTCAGTGCACAGTCCGGTCAGGGGATGCCTGCCCCCGATGCTGTCTGGATGCAGAGTGTGCAGGAGGCCCTGCAGCCAGGCACCGGCGGGCAGCGTTTCAGCTGGTCGGTACCGTATCTTGATCCACGCAATGATCAGCCCGTCATCGACCTTGGCAGCACCCTTGACCTGAGCAACGGTGAACGTCTGCTGGTGCGCTTCAATGTGCGTCTGGATCTGCTGATCCGCAGTCTGGACAGCACCTATGTCAGTTATAACGGTCGCTCCACAGTGCTGGTGGGTAGTGGTAGCAGCCAGATTGCAGCCGATACGCTCGATGAGGATCCGATCAACCGTTACCTGATCCAGCATGCTCAGGCTATACCTGCCGCGTTCTTTAAGCAGGGACTGCGTTTCAGCCGGCAAGGGCAGGCGGAGGTGCATTTTGATAATGGTGGACGCTGGACGGGTCTGGTATCGCGTTTTCGTCGTGGCGAGCTGGTCTTTCTTGGTATTGCTCTGGCACCGGACGATGATTTCGTACCGGATTTCAGTCAGCGCTATTTGTACAGTCTTGGCCTGTTGCTGTTGTGTCTGCTGGTCGCAGCTCTGGCCATCGGTCTCTATGCACGGCGATTGTCGAAGCCGCTGACGGCACTGGCGCGGCTGAGCCTGCAGTTTGCCGAGGGCCAGTTTGCTGATCAGCCGATCAGGGGTAACCGTATCAGGGAGCTGGAGCAGCTGCTCAGTGCTACCCGGACCATGGGCATACAGCTGGAGCGCTCTGCCCAGCATCTGCAGGCGACCAACACCGAGCTTGAAGAGCGGGTGGAGCGTCGCACCCGTGAGCTGAGCGGGCAGCTGCAATTCCTGCAACTGTTGCTGGATACCCTGCCTTACCCGGTATTCGTCAAAGATGGCGAAGGTCGCTATGTGCTGTGCAACCGGGCCTTTGAACAGTTCAACGCGCTGCAGCGCGAGGAGATCATCGGCAGGACGCTGATGGACGTCGGCTATCTGCCTGAACAGGCCAATCTTGACACGCACAACAGCGATATGGCGCTGATTCGCAGTCAGGGGGAGTATCAGGACGAAGGGCTGCGTGTCTGCGGTGACGGCATCAGTCGCTATTGTCTGTTCTGGGGCAGGGGGTTCCGTCAGGAGGACGGGCATTCGGGCATGATCGGTATTCTCGTTGACCTGTCACAGCAGAAGGAGGCCGAGGAGCAGCTGCGGGTAATCTTTGACGCATCGGCTGATGCCTTGTGGCTGCTGGAGGGTGAACAGTTACTGGAAGGCAGTCCGGCGACGCGCTCGCTACTGCGTCTGCCTGCCGATACGGTACTGGCGGGGATGCGGCCGTGGCAGGAGCCGTTCTCCCTGCAGCGTCAGGCAGATGGACGTCTGTCTGCCGAGCTCTTGGGCGAATATATGGAGCAGGCGCTGCACAGCGATTATCCGGTACGCTTTGAATGGCTGTTCCGTTGTAGCGACAACAGTCTGCTGCCTGCTCAGGTCGCTCTGCGCCGTGTCGTGCTGCGTGGTCGTCCGGGAGTGATGGCGGTGGTGCATGACATGAGTGAGTTCAAACAGCTGGAGATCATGCTGCGCCGGGCCAAGCAGGCGGCGGATGAAGCCAATCGCATGAAAAGTGATTTTCTGGCCAATATGAGTCATGAAATTCGCACCCCGATGAATGCGATCATCGGTCTGGCCCATCTGGCGCTGCTGACCGAGCTGAACCCAAGGCAGCATGACTATCTGCAGAAAATCCACGGCTCGGCGCAGAGTCTGCTGGGCATCCTCAACGACATTCTCGATTTCTCCAAGATCGAAGCGGGCAAACTGCATCTGGAGCAGGTGCCCTTTGACCTCAACGACATTATCCAGCAGGTGCGGGTGCTGATTGGCGGGAGTGTCGCTGCCAAGGGGCTGACATTACAGCTTCATCAGGACAGCGATGTACCGGTTGGTCTGCTGGGTGATCCGCTGCGACTGCAGCAGGTGCTGCTCAATCTGATGAGTAATGCGGTGAAGTTTACCCATCAGGGTGAAATCAGCCTGCATATCCGACGTTGTGCCGATTCGGCGCTACAGCTGGGGGAGGTGCGACTGGGCTTTGCCGTGCACGACAGTGGTATCGGTTTGACTGCCGAGCAGCAAGGCAAGCTGTTTGAAGCATTCAGTCAGGCAGACACCACCACGACCCGTCGCTATGGCGGCACCGGATTGGGCCTGAGTATCTGCCAGCGGCTGGTGCGGATGATGGGCGGTCAGGTTGAGGTAGAGAGTGAGGCCGGTGTCGGCAGTACCTTCTCGTTCTCGGTGGTACTCCGCGAGGCAGAGATCCAGAGCCTGCCGCGGCCCACGCTGCCTGTGGAGCTGAAGGGGGCTGAAGTGCTGGTGGTGGATGACCATCTCAGTGTGCGTTACGTGCTTGCCCAGTATCTGGAAGCAATGGGCTTTCATGTGACTCAGGCCAGTTGTGGCGAGGAGGCCCTGGCCTGTTGTGCTGACCGCCACTATGCGCTGGTATTGCTGGACTGGAATATGCCGGATATGGATGGCTGCGCGACGCTGGAACTGATCCGTCATCTGCCCGGACCGCCACCTGCCGTCATCATGGTATCGGCTTACAGTGATCAGGAGGTGAAAGACCAGGCGACGGCGCTGCAGGCGGCTGATTATCTGGTCAAGCCCGTCAGCCAGTCACAGCTGGCAGATGCCATTATCAAACTCTTCGGCAGTGGTTGGGTGGACGGGATACCTGAGCAGACTATGATCAGTGAGACCCTGGAAGGGGGGCAGCTGCTGGCTGGGCGGAAAGTGCTGGTGGCCGAAGATAACGAGATCAATCAGCAGATCATCAGTGAGTTACTGCACCATGCCGGTATCGATGTGGTGCTGGTGGGCGATGGGCAACAGGCGCTGGCGGCGCTGGCAGAAGACGATTTTGATGCATTGCTGATGGATGTGCAGATGCCTGTCATGGATGGCCTGACGGCGACCCGCCAGTTGCGCCAGCAAGCTCGCTGGGCATCACTTCCGGTTATCGCCATGACTGCCAATGTCATGAGCCGGGATCGTCAGCGCTGCCTGGATGCCGGGATGAATGATCATATCGGCAAACCTATCAACGTGGCTGAACTGTTCAGAACCTTGACTCAATGGCTGCCGACACCCACCCGCGACGGCGACAGGGCGGTCGACAGCACCGCTAAAGTAACAGGCCAGAAAACGTCTGCTGAGCCGTCTCTGTTTTTACCGGATATGGCCACCGTGCTGGATAGCGAGTCCGCCATCGCCTATATGGGCGGCGATCGCGCACTCTATCTGCGGGTATTACAACGGGTAGCAGAGTCTCACAAGCAGACCTGTGATGAGCTGAAGCAGGCCTACCAGCAGCAGGATTGGTCGCAGCTGGGTCTGCTGCTGCATACCCTGAAAGGGTTAAGCGGCACCATTGGTGCAGGCGCTCTGGCTGAACTGAGCCAGCGGCTGGAGCTGCAGGCCGGCAAGCAGCAGCTCTGGTCCGCCACTGAACAGCAGGTGTTGCTGGATGGGATGCTGCAGGTACTTACTGCTATTGAGGCGCAGCTGCGAGATGAAGAAGACGGGACGCCATCACCAGACGTGATGCCGATTGAAGCTACTGCAGGAGTGCCTTCAGCCGGGCAGCTGAGTGCACTGCGCAGGTTACTGGAGGACGATGATGCTCAGGCAGCGCAGATGGCACGCGAGTTATACCAGCAGTATGGTCAGCTGGCCCAACTGCAGCGTATTGCGTCGCTGGCCGGGAGTTATCGTTTTGAGGAGGCGTTGCAACTGCTGGTGCAGATGGATCAGGGCGAGAGCTAA
- the argE gene encoding acetylornithine deacetylase, whose translation MALPSLRQQIEQLIASPSVSCTRADLDMSNRGVIELLEGWLSHLGFTTEVMEVAPGKFNLMATLGSGPGGLVLSGHTDTVPCNEEKWQSNPFRVTERDQKLYGLGSCDMKGFFAVAIEALLPFLEQPGPAGFKEPLIILATADEECSMIGARALAESGRLKARKAVIGEPTSLRPIYQHKGIMMNGLRITGQAGHSSNPALGNSAMEAMHSVMTELMGFRQDIQSRYRNADFTVQVPTLNLGCIHGGDNPNRICGQCELEFDLRALPGMDNDELFAQMQQRLQPVAERHNVKFELYPLFPHIPAFSNQRELELIQTCERLTGHSAESVAFATEGPFLQKMGMETLILGPGSIDQAHQPDEFLALDQIEPAVRILRGLIKRYCLQTEA comes from the coding sequence ATGGCCCTGCCAAGCCTTCGCCAGCAAATCGAACAGTTGATCGCCAGCCCCTCGGTGAGCTGTACCCGTGCGGATCTCGACATGAGCAACCGGGGGGTGATCGAGCTGCTGGAAGGCTGGCTCAGCCATCTGGGCTTTACCACTGAAGTGATGGAAGTCGCCCCCGGCAAGTTCAACCTGATGGCCACGCTGGGCAGCGGCCCCGGTGGACTGGTGCTGTCGGGCCATACCGACACCGTGCCCTGCAATGAGGAGAAGTGGCAGAGCAACCCGTTCAGGGTGACTGAGCGCGACCAGAAACTGTATGGTCTGGGCAGCTGTGACATGAAGGGGTTCTTCGCCGTCGCCATCGAAGCGCTGCTGCCCTTCCTCGAACAACCCGGCCCGGCAGGCTTCAAGGAGCCCCTGATCATTCTGGCTACCGCTGATGAAGAGTGCTCAATGATAGGGGCACGCGCCCTGGCCGAATCCGGTCGCCTCAAGGCCCGCAAGGCAGTGATCGGGGAGCCAACCAGCCTGCGGCCCATCTATCAGCACAAAGGCATCATGATGAATGGTCTGCGCATTACCGGGCAGGCGGGCCACTCTTCCAACCCGGCATTGGGTAACAGTGCCATGGAAGCCATGCACAGCGTCATGACCGAGCTGATGGGCTTCCGTCAGGATATCCAGAGTCGCTACCGCAATGCCGACTTTACCGTACAGGTACCGACCCTCAACCTGGGCTGCATCCATGGTGGCGACAATCCGAACCGCATCTGCGGCCAGTGTGAACTGGAGTTCGACCTGCGCGCCTTACCCGGCATGGACAACGATGAACTGTTCGCGCAGATGCAACAGCGGCTCCAACCTGTGGCTGAGCGCCATAATGTCAAATTCGAGCTGTATCCTCTGTTCCCGCATATTCCGGCGTTCTCCAATCAGCGCGAACTGGAACTGATCCAGACCTGCGAACGCCTGACCGGCCACAGCGCCGAGAGCGTGGCCTTTGCCACTGAGGGCCCGTTCCTGCAGAAAATGGGCATGGAAACCCTGATACTCGGCCCCGGCTCCATTGATCAGGCCCATCAGCCCGATGAATTTCTGGCGCTTGATCAGATCGAACCTGCTGTACGCATCCTGCGCGGTCTGATCAAACGCTACTGTCTGCAGACTGAGGCTTGA
- a CDS encoding 2Fe-2S iron-sulfur cluster-binding protein — translation MPWLRLPELALEIDLGATDLQAQPLSADVSSSPTLLAALQARAVPVRQACRNGVCGICQCTLLSGAISYRGVTPHGLNQRELAAHRVLTCIAYADSEEVVLSKPCFPPRN, via the coding sequence GTGCCCTGGTTGCGACTGCCCGAACTGGCACTGGAGATCGATCTCGGTGCCACTGATCTGCAGGCGCAACCCCTCTCTGCTGATGTATCTTCCTCACCGACCCTGCTGGCGGCTTTACAAGCCCGGGCGGTCCCTGTCCGTCAGGCCTGTCGAAATGGCGTCTGCGGAATTTGCCAGTGTACCCTGCTGTCCGGAGCGATCAGTTACCGTGGTGTTACGCCCCATGGTCTCAACCAGCGTGAGCTCGCTGCCCATCGTGTTTTGACCTGCATTGCCTATGCGGACAGCGAAGAAGTTGTGCTGAGCAAACCTTGCTTTCCTCCCCGTAATTAG
- the argA gene encoding amino-acid N-acetyltransferase, whose translation MNNQAQVNVSWFRHSSPYINAHRGKTFVLMLGGEALEHPNFANIIHDISLLNSLGVRLVLVYGTRPQIEARLQERGLPSRMYQHQRITDEATLNCVKEAVGLARIDIEAQLSLGLANSPMFNAQIRVIGGNVVTARPLGVRDGQDMCYTGEVRRVDANAINRLLAEGNIVVLSNLGYSPTGEVFNLSVEDVATRTATALRADKLIAFGDEPGVVNKDGEVINELLAAKAERLVKQHLASLGEHDPISQLARILKALVDACRGGVKRTHLISYQTDGALLTELFSREGSGTMVIQESYEQMRQATIEDVGGLIELLRPMEEAGILVRRSRELLEAEIERFTVVDRDGTIIGCMALYPFPDEGCAELACVAVHSEYRGDDRGLQMLEHIERRAREMGLSELFVLTTRTAHWFVENGFVLSPLTRLPAKKKELYNYQRNSKVFFKTL comes from the coding sequence GTGAACAACCAGGCACAGGTAAACGTCAGCTGGTTCCGCCATAGCTCGCCCTACATCAATGCCCACCGTGGCAAAACCTTTGTACTGATGCTGGGGGGTGAGGCGCTGGAGCACCCCAACTTCGCCAATATCATTCACGACATCAGCCTGCTCAACAGTCTGGGGGTACGACTGGTACTGGTGTATGGCACCCGCCCGCAGATCGAGGCTCGACTGCAGGAGCGAGGCCTGCCAAGCCGCATGTATCAGCACCAGCGCATCACCGACGAAGCCACCCTGAACTGTGTGAAAGAAGCGGTCGGTCTCGCCCGTATTGATATCGAGGCCCAGCTGTCACTCGGTCTGGCCAACTCACCGATGTTCAATGCCCAGATCCGCGTGATCGGTGGCAATGTGGTGACGGCCCGCCCTCTGGGAGTCCGTGACGGGCAGGACATGTGCTACACCGGCGAAGTCCGGCGGGTGGATGCCAACGCCATCAATCGTTTGCTGGCAGAGGGTAACATTGTCGTCCTGTCCAACCTGGGTTACTCCCCCACCGGTGAAGTGTTCAACCTGTCAGTGGAAGATGTGGCTACCCGCACCGCCACGGCCCTCAGGGCAGACAAGCTGATTGCCTTTGGCGATGAGCCGGGGGTGGTCAACAAGGATGGTGAGGTGATCAACGAGCTGCTGGCAGCCAAAGCCGAGCGTCTGGTGAAACAGCATCTGGCCAGTCTGGGTGAGCATGATCCCATCAGCCAGCTGGCGCGTATCCTGAAAGCACTGGTGGACGCCTGCCGGGGAGGGGTAAAACGCACCCATCTGATTTCCTACCAGACCGATGGCGCGCTGCTTACCGAGCTGTTCAGCCGCGAAGGCTCCGGCACCATGGTGATTCAGGAATCGTATGAACAGATGCGTCAGGCCACTATTGAGGATGTCGGTGGCCTGATTGAGCTGCTGCGTCCGATGGAAGAGGCAGGCATTCTGGTGCGCCGTTCACGCGAGCTGCTGGAGGCTGAGATTGAGCGTTTTACCGTGGTGGATCGTGACGGCACCATCATAGGCTGTATGGCGCTTTATCCCTTCCCCGATGAAGGTTGTGCTGAGCTGGCCTGTGTTGCCGTGCATTCTGAGTATCGGGGCGATGATCGCGGTCTGCAGATGCTGGAACATATTGAGCGACGGGCCCGTGAAATGGGCCTGAGTGAACTGTTTGTACTGACCACACGCACGGCTCACTGGTTTGTAGAAAACGGCTTTGTGCTGAGTCCGCTGACCCGTCTGCCTGCGAAGAAGAAAGAACTCTACAACTACCAGCGCAACTCCAAGGTGTTTTTCAAAACCCTGTAG
- a CDS encoding two-component system response regulator, with the protein MGKATILVVDDNPENIDVLVGALGEGYQLRVALSAEKALQIAQRQPLPDIMLLDVMMPGMDGYELCRRLKQDPLTQRIPVMFITARNSSEDEVKGLEAGAVDFISKPINPRIVKARVAAQLALYDQQKSLSQLVQQRTSELQLAQQKIIQYLGKAAEYKDNETGMHVVRMSHYAYLLAHAIGMDEETAQLLKQAAPMHDIGKIGIADHILLKPGKLDATEWAEMQRHVQYGLEIMGDDDSHLLLTLAREIIAHHHEKWDGSGYPQGLRGEEISLAGRIVALADVFDALTSVRPYKPAWSDEDAIGFIRDQSGQHFEPRLVDAFVTLMPQILEVRSRYGD; encoded by the coding sequence ATGGGCAAAGCAACGATTCTGGTGGTGGATGACAATCCGGAAAATATTGACGTACTGGTCGGCGCGTTGGGGGAGGGCTACCAGCTACGGGTGGCCCTCAGCGCTGAGAAGGCATTACAGATTGCCCAGCGTCAGCCATTGCCGGACATCATGCTGCTGGACGTGATGATGCCAGGGATGGACGGCTATGAACTGTGCCGCCGTCTCAAGCAGGATCCCCTGACCCAGCGTATCCCGGTGATGTTTATCACTGCCCGCAACTCCAGTGAAGATGAAGTCAAAGGGCTGGAAGCGGGGGCGGTCGACTTTATCTCCAAACCCATCAATCCACGTATCGTCAAGGCCCGTGTGGCGGCACAGCTGGCTCTCTACGATCAGCAGAAAAGCCTGTCGCAGCTGGTGCAGCAGCGCACCTCCGAGCTGCAGCTGGCGCAGCAGAAAATTATCCAGTATCTGGGCAAAGCGGCAGAGTACAAAGACAACGAGACAGGTATGCATGTGGTGCGGATGAGCCACTACGCCTATCTGCTCGCGCATGCCATCGGTATGGATGAAGAAACCGCCCAGCTGCTCAAGCAGGCTGCCCCCATGCATGACATCGGTAAAATCGGTATTGCGGATCATATCCTGCTCAAACCGGGCAAGCTCGACGCCACCGAGTGGGCCGAAATGCAGCGCCATGTGCAGTACGGTCTGGAGATCATGGGGGATGATGATTCCCATCTGTTACTGACGCTGGCACGGGAAATCATTGCTCATCACCACGAAAAGTGGGATGGCAGCGGTTACCCTCAGGGTCTGCGGGGTGAAGAAATTTCCCTTGCCGGGCGTATCGTGGCGCTGGCCGATGTGTTTGATGCCCTGACTTCAGTGCGGCCTTATAAGCCGGCCTGGAGTGATGAAGACGCTATCGGCTTTATTCGCGACCAGTCAGGTCAGCATTTTGAGCCGAGGCTGGTGGACGCGTTCGTGACACTGATGCCACAGATTCTGGAAGTCCGCTCCCGTTACGGCGATTGA